The genomic segment ATGAGAACTGCTTTCTGTCCGTCGGCCATTCTCTTAGTCTGTATGCACCCCCTCAAAGTGTCTTTTGAATAGTTGATTGTCTTTGGTGGAGATTCAAAGTCTATGTCTCCGTCCTTGAATGTAAGGGTTACTTGCGTCTCAAGGATTCTCGACCATATGCTTTGGTAATTTCTCAACGCCCAGAGAAGATCTTCGCTTGAGTAATTCTCCGTCAGCGCGAATCTCTCTAGTGATTTCATTGTTCTGCCTCACGAGTTCGTAAGAGTTCATCTCTGGTGTAAGCTGTCTTCCGCACGAGCATTGCCAGATTCCCCCCTCATTACTGCTGAAGTATTCTTTGCCGCACTTCGGGCATTTTCTCCCTATCATGTCACACCTCAGAACGGAATTTCGTCAGAGCCGCCATCGTCAGAACCGAAGAACACCGTATCTTCCTCAAGCTGTTTGTCTGAGTGCTGAGCCGAGTTGCCGTTAGACGCGTTCTTCTTTTCCATGAAGTTGAATCTGTTAACGACGACCTTAGCGAACGTTTTCTTGTTTCCTTCTCTGTCCTGATAATTGTCGATATTGAGCGCGCCCTCCACCAGAATGAGCGAACCTTTGTGAAGGAAGTTGTTCATAGTCTCGGCTGTCTTTGCGAACGAAACGAGCGGAATAAAATCGGTCTCGTTGTTCTTTGCAAACTCCCTATCGACTGCGATTGCGCACTTGCATATGGCAGTTCCTGTCTGCGCGTAGCTAAACTCGGGATCTCTAACGAGTCTTCCTACGAGTATTATTCTGTTGTAAGCTATTCCCATTATTCCTCCTCCAGCGATATGCCTTCTAAGAATCTGTCAAAGAACTGTATGGGTGTTTCTCCGCTGTTTGTCATAGGATTTGCCGCGATCATTTCATCATCTCCGAT from the Mesotoga sp. UBA6090 genome contains:
- a CDS encoding single-stranded DNA-binding protein — its product is MGIAYNRIILVGRLVRDPEFSYAQTGTAICKCAIAVDREFAKNNETDFIPLVSFAKTAETMNNFLHKGSLILVEGALNIDNYQDREGNKKTFAKVVVNRFNFMEKKNASNGNSAQHSDKQLEEDTVFFGSDDGGSDEIPF